One segment of Maledivibacter sp. DNA contains the following:
- a CDS encoding helix-turn-helix domain-containing protein translates to MDYVALGNRIREERLRLGLTQEKLAEDIDISISYMGQIERGERSLTLGSLVKVVNRLGVTIDYLLTDSVKVEDEQLMKQLLMLMDGRTSKEKEMALNLVKLVFGYLDE, encoded by the coding sequence TTGGATTATGTTGCTTTAGGAAACAGAATAAGAGAAGAAAGATTAAGATTAGGGCTTACACAGGAAAAATTAGCTGAGGATATAGACATTTCAATTTCATATATGGGACAAATAGAAAGAGGAGAGAGAAGTCTTACACTTGGGAGTCTTGTAAAGGTGGTTAATAGATTAGGGGTAACTATAGATTATTTACTTACTGATTCAGTAAAAGTAGAGGATGAGCAGTTAATGAAACAGTTGTTAATGCTTATGGATGGTAGGACAAGCAAAGAGAAAGAAATGGCATTGAATTTGGTTAAGCTTGTATTTGGGTATTTGGATGAGTGA